In Acinonyx jubatus isolate Ajub_Pintada_27869175 chromosome A3, VMU_Ajub_asm_v1.0, whole genome shotgun sequence, a genomic segment contains:
- the MAPRE1 gene encoding microtubule-associated protein RP/EB family member 1, translating to MAVNVYSTSVTSDNLSRHDMLAWINESLQLNLTKIEQLCSGAAYCQFMDMLFPGSIALKKVKFQAKLEHEYIQNFKILQAGFKRMGVDKIIPVDKLVKGKFQDNFEFVQWFKKFFDANYDGKDYDPVAARQGQETAVAPSLVAPALNKPKKPLSSSSAAPQRPIATHRTTATPKAGPGVVRKNPGVGNGDDEAAELMQQVNVLKLTVEDLEKERDFYFGKLRNIELICQENEGENNPVLQRIVDILYATDEGFVIPDEGGPQEEQEEY from the exons ATGGCAGTGAACGTATACTCAACGTCCGTCACCAGTGATAACCTAAGTCGACATGACATGCTGGCCTGGATCAATGAGTCTCTGCAGCTGAATCTGACAAAGATCGAACAGTTGTGTTCAG GGGCTGCGTATTGTCAGTTTATGGACATGCTGTTCCCTGGCTCCATTGCCCTGAAAAAAGTGAAATTCCAGGCTAAGCTAGAACACGAATACATCCAGAACTTCAAAATACTACAAGCAGGTTTTAAGAGAATGGGTGTTGACAAA ATAATTCCTGTGGACAAATTAGTAAAAGGAAAGTTTCAGGACAATTTTGAATTTGTTCAGTGGTTCAAGAAGTTTTTTGATGCAAACTATGATGGAAAAGACTATGACCCCGTAGCTGCCAGACAAGGTCAAGAAACTGCAGTGGCTCCCTCCCTTGTTGCTCCAGCTCTGAACAAACCGAAGAAACCTCTCAGCTCTAGCAGTGCag CTCCACAGAGGCCCATTGCGACCCACAGAACTACTGCAACCCCTAAGGCTGGCCCAGGTGTGGTGCGAAAGAATCCTGGTGTGGGCAACGGGGATGACGAAGCAGCTGAATTGATGCAGCAG GTCAACGTATTGAAACTTACTGTTGAAGacttggagaaagagagagatttctaCTTTGGAAAGCTAAGGAACATTGAATTGATTTGCCAGGAGAACGAGGGGGAGAACAACCCTGTATTGCAGAGGATCGTGGACATTCTCTACGCCACAGAC GAAGGCTTTGTGATCCCTGATGAAGGGGGCCCACAGGAGGAGCAAGAAGAGTATTAA